A segment of the Pelodiscus sinensis isolate JC-2024 chromosome 28, ASM4963464v1, whole genome shotgun sequence genome:
GgtttctgaagtggccctttTGGCCTCGCAGTGGCTGGGCCCCGTGTAGCCCTGTGCTGGCGGGACGGCTGCTCTCCACACTCCCCATCAGACAGCCTGTTCCCCCCAGCCATTTCCCCATTGGGCAGTGGGGCCTCCAGGGGCCCAGCCATGCCTCTGCTTGGCTCCAGCGCAGCCCGAGATTGGCTCCGGGCCGGcgcggctccctgccctgccaatCATTGGGGCACTCGGGAGTCTGGCGCTCTGGGCCCAGCCTGAtttgcagcccccttcccccggtTCCCGTCGTGGTGAGTCAGAGCTGGGGTCGCGCAACTCCCCACGAGGCACCAGGCCAAGCACGTCTGCCCCTGAGGACCCCCAAAAGCCAAGAGGAGGGACCCCTCGTGTCCCTTTGGGCCCAggggtgctgccccctccccccggcctgggGCGCTTTGACTCACTCATCTTTGTTCACGTGGCCGGTGCCATTGGGGTCGAAGAGTTTGAAAGCGTTGAGGATGGATTCCTCCGGGtcagtgcctgggggcggggaagcgggTTGGCTCAGGGTAAAGGCCAAGGCTCCCTGCCACATTCCCCCAGCTCTAGGTCCCCTGCTTCCCTCAGCGCTCCAAACCCACGGGACAGAGCCAGCCCCAGACCCTCCCTCTCCATCTCCTCAGAGGTGCTGTGGCCAGAGCTCACGCCCGGCGCCTGGCATGGGGGAGCCGGCTGTGCTGAGGAGAGGATGCTGGCAAAGCTCTTGAGTCGCAGCGCCTTGTGACTCTAGAACCGTCACCCCACACTGCGGGTGTCGCATCTCGAGGGTGCCAATCGCAAGTGGGCAGCTGAGCTGAGGATGCCCCCGTGGTTTGAGGGCTTGTCTGGGCCTTGGGAAACCAGGGCCACCCcgctgtgatcttgggcaggtcATCCCGTCGCtcggtgcctcggtttccccatctgtttaTCACCCTGCCTGGCCTCACTGGAGAATTCATTGTGGAGGTGCCCGGATGCTCTGGCGATGGGGCCTGGGGCACCCCAGAGGTAGCTAGAGCCCCAGTttgaatgcccccccccccagcgctcagcCTAGGATAGCCTTGGGGGCGGCCCTCGGCTTGCTCACCATTCAGCTTCTCCCCAAAGAGTGCGAGGAAGACGGTGAAGTTGATGGGGCCCTTCCCCTCCTTCAGCATCTCGTCCAGCTCCTCGTCCTTCACGTTCACTttccctggggaagagggggggcccGGTCAGAGCCCACCTTCCCCAGGACACGCCTGCCCCGTGGAGCCCAGCGCGAGggatgcccaggcccagcacgAGCCGAGCAGGGAGGGGACGAGCACATCCTGCCATCCGATGGCAGCAGTGCATAGCGAACACTGAACTCTGCTCTGCCCCTCTGCTACCTGGGGGGCAGCGCTGGCTCGGCCTGTGTCTCTGGGCAGCGTCAGGGGCATgtcagccccccatctcccatccCTGTCGGGGTCAATGCGGGGCCTGGCCTgtcagccccccatctcccatctCTGTCAGGTCGGTGTGGGGCCCGGCAtgtcagcccccgcccccatttctGTCAGGTCGGTGTGGGGCTCGGCCtgtcagccccccactccccatttcTGTCAGGTCGGTGTGGGGCCCGGCAtgtcagcccccgcccccatttctGTCAGGTCGGTGTGGGGCCCGGCATgtcagccccccatctcccatctCTGTCAGGTCGGTGTGGGGCCCGGCAtgtcagcccccgcccccatttctGTCAGGTCAGTGTGGGGCCCGGCATgtcagccccccatctcccatctCTGTCAGGTCGGTGTGGGGCCCGGCATgtcagccccccatctcccatctCTGTCGGGGTCAATGCGGGGCCTGGCACGCTGGGTCCCCCCCAGTCTCTATTGGGGCCTACGGGCCGATCTCCATGGCAACAAACACGGAGCTGCCATCTCTGGAGGGCCCCAgtgctccccttcccttccctttgacTCAGCCCCCGCGGCCGGGGCCCGGCCCCAACTGAACCCGCCTCTGGCCGGCTCCTCGTGCCGCAGGGAGGCGCCGCGCTCGCCCCCGAGCTGGACCCCAGCCGGCCGTGGGCCGTGGGCCGTGGGCCGGGCAGGGGCGTCTCCCCCCCGGCGCAGGCGAGCGGAGCCGCCTTATCACCGATGACGCACGGGAGGAAATCACGAGATGCCAGGCTCAAGTGCCCGGTGGAAAGAGCGCGTCGGCCACTTCAGCCGCAGCCCTGCTGATAAGCAGGCcacgggggcggcgggggggccgGGTATTTTTGGAGCCGGCAGCTGGcttcctccaccgctttgcaacAGAAAGGGCTGGTCTTGGGAGAGccgagctcccagccccacacctgcaCTCACAAGGTGCCCACTCGCACCCTCCTTTGCTGGGCACCGGACCcagggcccagggtgggggagaatcCCCGGAGGGCTCCCCTCTTCCTCGGACCCGAGGTGCTGAGGGAGGGTGGGACGTCGGCACCGCAGGGCCGAGGAAGCCAAGAGACGCTTTGTGCAGGAGCCTCCCAATTTGCCTTTTTCCCTGCTCtgcgtctgtgcagcgcccggccccggctGGGGCGCCTGGCCACAGGCAGGAATACCAAAGCAAAACCCGCACCAAGCTGCCCCCGCGGCTGAAATGAGGGAATTTTGGATCCTTTCGGTTCCAAGTGAGAAACGGGCCCCGGTTTCTCCTACAGGCAACCGGGGAGCTCACTTCCGCCAGAGGTCGGGCCAGCCGGGaaccactgctgcctccctgccaAAGGGCAGGCTGCTCGGGGGGAGCTCTGAGACAGGGAGGGCATCACTCTGCGTCTTGGGTTCGAATCCTGGCTCTGGTTAGCCCCTGTGTTCCTATCCGCCCAGTGGGGAccctgccccgctggggggcgggagggtaaacacattaaagattgtgagggaCTCTGGGGCCACAGATAGACCCTGAACCCTGCCAAGGAGAGCAGCCGGGACAGACCAGAGAGGTTCTGGCCTTGTTAGAGCTGCTCCGTGCCCAGCATAACTGCAGGGGGTACTTCAAGCCAGCAGCCAACCCAATGcaaagggctgtgtagacatgctgagGCTGGTTCAGACCAGGCTTACTCCAGGCCTGGCCTAGGCTAGGAGCCTGGGGCACTAGGGCGTAAGCCAAATAAGCTCTCCCGGCAGATGTGCCTGCTACtggtataactgcatctacaGCAGGGACTGCTCTTCACAACACGGCAGTGCCAGCAGGACCCTGTGTTGTGGATGGGCTGCCCTGGACCCTGTGTTGTGGATaggctgccctccctcccctgggcacCCGCAAGCAGCCAATCAGCacatcctgcctcagtttccctttcttccgtcccaagttgACCATCCCTTCCACCACACTCCGGACCGGCAGCCATCTTACCCGCGCTGCAGCCACTGCAGTGAAGCAGACTGCAAACCCCAAAGCCACGCACACTCCCACGCCCCATCCTACCCCAGGTCGCCTGCCTGAGAGTTAGGGACCCTGTTCCCCAGGCCACCTGCCGGCCAGTCTCCAAGCTCTCTGAGCTCCCCCAGAATCCCCTCTCCTCGAGGGTTCAGCCACCCCCACTGAGCTGGCATCTCAGCTCTCCCCCCTAGGCTGCCCGCTCCCTAGGGCTCCCCAGCGCCTGCTGGTCCTGGCCCATTGGCTCGCTCGGCTTCTGCACCAGCTCATCCCCCGgttgctcccagaccctgctggggcaggggcagcaaagCTGGACCAGCCCCTTGACTTCTCccgcctccccaaacagctgccGGGGTGTCGAAAGACAccagctgcctcctctccccggCTCTCTTGGGGGTGGCTACGTAGTCATGGGTGAACTGGGTCCAGCTTCCTCTGACAGGGCCCATGCTGTGGTCCCACCTCCGTGGGCAAGTCTGCACTGCACTTAGACCCaggggggccaggcccagctGACTCGGGCTCAGGGGCTGTTTACTTGTGAGCTCCTGCTGAGGCCCAGGCCCCAGAGCCCTGCAAAGTCTGCAGCCCCAGTTTCTGCCCCACAGTAAAACTGCCCCGTAGCCTGAGGAGCTACCTGGCCCAGGCCAGCCTGGGTGCCTAATCCCAGTGCAGACAGACCCCATTGTCTTGGCTGTTAGCTTGAGTTCATTAGGAACTGAGTTAAACggaaatgcagtaagagccgTCACTGAATGGCTTCACGAAATCACTGCAGATTGTGTGCAGGGAAGGCCCGATGCCACGGTGATGAACacgggatagatagatagatagatagatagatagagggggtgtatgggatagatagatagatagatagatagatagggtgtgtggggatagatagatagtcagtctggggatgtggggggagggaaatgggagCAAATGAGAGGGGGTGTACGGGGACAGATGGAGAGACGATATTGTCTGACATTTTGGTCATTCTTTGGACACCTCTGAAGCTTTCGGGGAGAGAcaggccgggggctggggggggagtgtTGCTGGGGCCAGGCATTTAGTGGTGATAACTATTAGGAGCTCTGGTTCCTGCCCCTGGCCAAGGTGCGGGGCGGGGGCTCACTCACCGAGCTGGGAGTAGGTCTCCTTCAGGTCTGATTTGGTGATAATGCCGTCGCGGTTCTGGTCGATGCAGCTGAATGCCTGGGCAGAGAACATGGTGCTCAGCCTGACCCAGCCTCGCACTCCTCCCTCCAGCTGGCATCCTCCCTGCTCCCTAGCCTGGCCccagcaggagtggggagctCCGGCCCAGCTTGCCCCAGCTGAGTCCTTTGGCCCCATGATGCCCTGCGACCCCAGAGGCTGACTCCTCCACCttcaagccccagctcctggagtcaggtgatCCGGGGAGACTCTCGGCTTTGGTTGCGAATGACTCCCTCGTGGCGAGGGAGAAGAGCTAGGAAACGTGGCCACAAGAGGCTCAGGAACCGGCCAGTGACGGGGACATGTGGTGCAAACTGGGAAAAGCCCAAGCTGGCTCCTTAATGTATATGGGGGCTTATAAGTCCTgcttgcctggggggaggggctctgcaggGTAGCCTGCAATCGGGGGCCTGTGCAGCCTGTCAGCCGACAGcaagggggggtgagggggagcagcCTGCGTTGCCTCTCTCTGGCTTGGGTTCTTGTGCGTCCAGCTGCTGGGTGCAAAGCCGTAAAGCCGCGTCACGCGGCAGCCTCCCTGGGAGGAGACTGAGGCTCGGGCTCTAgctcgctctgtgtgtgtggagaCCAGCTGGGGTCTCCAGCGCGgaatgtgccccctcccccctttgcaaaGGCCACGGCCCTGGCACTGCTCTGACCGTGGGCCATAGCCCGGTGCATGGCCCGGGATGCCCAGGGTGCAGGCGTCCACACGCAACGGCTGCGGCACCCTCACCTCCTTGAACTCCTGGATCTGAGACTGCTCAAACATGGAGAAGACGTTGGAGGAGCCCCGCTGGGCACGCTTGGCGGCTGCTTTGCTTCGGGTCCCCGCTTTCCGGCTGGCCTGCAGGAGAAAGAGCCAGAGCACAGGGAGTCCTGCTGTCCCCGTCagagccaatgagagcacagggaGTCCTGCTGTCCCCGGCagagccaatgagagcacagggaTCCTGCTGTCCCCGGCagagccaatgagagcacagggaGTCCTGCTGTCCCTGGCagagccaatgagagcacagggaGTCCTGCTGTCCCTGGCagagccaatgagagcacagggaGTCCTGCTGTCCTCGGCagagccaatgagagcacagggaGTCCTGCTGTCCCTGTCagagccaatgagagcacagggaGTCCT
Coding sequences within it:
- the MYL7 gene encoding myosin regulatory light chain 2, atrial isoform isoform X2, with protein sequence MPSLSQSSPRAACPLAGRQQWFPAGPTSGGRKVNVKDEELDEMLKEGKGPINFTVFLALFGEKLNGTDPEESILNAFKLFDPNGTGHVNKDEFKQLLLTQADKFTPEEVEQMFAVTPIDVAGNIDYKSLCYIITHGDEKED
- the MYL7 gene encoding myosin regulatory light chain 2, atrial isoform isoform X1, encoding MASRKAGTRSKAAAKRAQRGSSNVFSMFEQSQIQEFKEAFSCIDQNRDGIITKSDLKETYSQLGKVNVKDEELDEMLKEGKGPINFTVFLALFGEKLNGTDPEESILNAFKLFDPNGTGHVNKDEFKQLLLTQADKFTPEEVEQMFAVTPIDVAGNIDYKSLCYIITHGDEKED